The Plasmodium vinckei vinckei genome assembly, chromosome: PVVCY_05 region taaaattgctATAATTTAGACATCATCATTGTATCTCAAGTGGTTCATAAATTTcatgtattattatgtaattataaatgataatgacACTGGTTGTTGAAATAAATCCAtagaattatttatgttacAAATATTTAGGAAAATTTATAGTTATACAATGCCATAAAAAAGtgctttattatataaatttatcattgaaaataataataattattgtaTCTAGGAAAAGGCGTTTGTATATGcttacataaataatattatagtaaaaatattacattaatttttaatgtttttatagGATAGCATTCATATTAAAACTCCAAACTATTATTATGCTTGAATtgtatcatatatttatgatatttatattatacttaaaattatattatgttttaatattattgaaggataaaatatgtaataattatttgtattaagGCACCATATTATCATTTCCAACTTTAGAAAgccatatataaataatggtATTATTTAGATATCggatttttgtatttaagTTAAATATTGGAATCAGTTTCAAggttaaaattattaatagaacaatcttttatatgcataaacatttttgtaatattttaaaattggcatttaaaaactttaatatgttattataaACGAAATACCAATACAACATATTCCTATATGTTTttgtcattattataataatttgattttatttatatcaattattttgttaaatttaaataaatttattcaaagggttttattttcattaatttggTAATCTTTATCTAATAGACtccattttataattctttattttatatagttTTGCTTTGCATGTTATATTTCCTAATGATTTAATtacttaatatttttgttatggttattgcatataaaattgacaaaggaatatttttttagagaaattatacttatattaatatataagataaatataattagtGCATTAGATGTAgttataaagaaaaaatatgttataaaaattatttatttatatttgtagtGTCAAGTAAAATGCATTTTTTCTCCTTTAATTACAGCTATACCTCACAACATGGTGcttttactattattattaatttattattttaatattctaattattatttatattatttgacGTATTTggtaattttaattaattttttttaattaataagcagcaatatattaattatacatttattgAAAATTCTTTATGCAACCtgttataattaatataattataacaaaatgttattatagtttttgggtattataaattatattagtatattttattatattttcttaaatataattagtttaataaatacatcataaaataaatttcgAATAGTAATATACTATagtgttattatttaagaGATAAATAAGCATgactatatttttcttttatttaattatttaaaatattattatataatactaaaaaaatgagttTAATCGTTTTGGTTAAacctattatatatgcccTTATAATATGTTGTGAATATTACCAAAATGAGGTAAGAATAAATATGGCAGACAATATGAttctattattatgatgttattattattccaatatatatttaatttatgtgCACTATTTTTAGGTGAATAAGAGCGAACATATGTTTAAAAATCACAATGCAATAATTACACTGTCATCAAGAATTAATAGATTATTAACAGAATGTGAAGCAATACCAAGCACGAATCCTCTAAGTTCACATCGTCGAAAAGAAAAGGAATTCAATACCGAATCACAAAAAGGAGATttggaaataaatataaatgaaaacgatattgttaatttagaaaattatgtaaaagaaaatatgaataataataatatgaatgatGATGACGATGATGATAATGATGAGGTAAAATTTGAGGAAGAAGGATATTCTGTGAATTACCGAACATACAGTAAACGAGATCACTTAATAGGTGgccataaaaaaaatcccaaatattttttgggtattaataaaaagaaaatgaaaaaatatgtgacCAATACTAATATGCAATCAGGATTTGTTGGTCCTGCAGCTTTTGGGGTGGGTTATCCAATTAATCAAGGATTGAATCCTACCAACCAATTTGCTGCTGCTGAGATTTTTGATTATTGGTTATCCGGATCTACACTTGTATATGTCTTCGCtctaatatataattcgtTTTTTAAGAATAGAaaagtaaatatttaatatcatttaaGGGCGTTTTAAAATTCATTTACGTAATGAAACATAAAAGATATACATGCATTGGAGCCTTAAACTATAAtcatacataaaaatttgtggacattaataaataatttctaTTGATACAATCACATTTAATTGCAAATATTTGTGTTTTACGTAGCCCGATgcataatttgtatatttaaaattttgtttacGGTTTACAATAACGGCattaaaatgataatacaaACTagtatttgtatatatttcccAGAAATATGTACTATGTAAAcaacatatttatcatgCATGTTTTCCCTTAAAATCGATGAGTAACTGtatattttccatatattgatatatttaatgcATTTGTATGTAATGTGAAATTTGTCATAAAAATTCGAACATTGTCTGCTTTGAGTTCAATTTATTTGCATTTGATATTGGTTTGTCTTTGTATGTTTATtaatgttattatataccattatatcattttatttgaaaattatgaacttattatatataaaagacgatcaacaattttattaatcatttaaaacaatttcgtatatatatttcatgaTGGTTATAAATAGTGACTCCGTTCGATTTTGATATCATCCATATGTAggatttcattttttaatgatacATCTGcatttttcatcattaagaaaataaataagttaataggaataattaaaaattaatttgtaCACGATATTTTAACGAAAAATTTCAAATCCAATTATCATAAACAATATGATATGGTTAAATTACAaattaaatcaaaatttCGAGTAAAATTATCACCTTAAACATGTTTTATACACAATGTATAGAAATAGATGTAGAGTATACTACTCCTATAGAAAATGGTAcgatatataatatttgtaagaatcttataaataataaaaaggaacTTGTGAATATTcgtattaaatatatggccaaattttatgatgtatttaaaatgttatatactacgttgataattataatgaataaGTTCAGACATCGAgtcatatttaaaagatgtttataattatattaacaaataaagcgatattattaacaattttaatgataataatagcaATTCATATCATcaaatattcattatagtgtcaaattaatacaataatttaaaaatgaatattataatgataataaggATGGGGGATAATTTTTCTAGAATCATCCtcgataaaaaaaatggaatacaAAATTCGATATGGAATCATCAAACCTATAgttactaaaaaaattattctaATTTTATCTATACTTATTGTAACACTAAATTGTTTAGAAATTAATTACaagataaataataaatgagttaaaaaatatattattaaaaaacattttcatcatttcaTACATGATCTTACAAGTTTaagttaatatttttgaacatttttatattagcATTCATTATTTAGACATCGAaagaaatttaaaaaattcattttaataaacCAAAAATGGAAGAGGAAATAAatcattaataaattattctgAGTATGATGATTGATGTATTTAAGacattcatatatttggaaataactaatttttaattttaattttgagttttataaaaaaaatgaaaacagaaacaataaatatatacaaatttatagaTATTTAATAGGAAAAGAGTGACAAACATCAAATAAAAGGAATATCATAAGCAATAACTGTTATATTTGTAGTATTcacaaaattaatacatatagATTCATCCTAATATTAAAAGacataaacaaataatatacaaagaaaaatattcttaaaacaaaaaaacatttttaatacaaaaaacattttataataataatttaaagcAGCTATTATCCATGgaaataaatcattttaCTAACATAAATCTTCTAATATTACAGTggtgaaaaatatatacaaatatatgtttattcaTTAGGggcaaaaaaatatataatatttctaaTAATGCGTTCTATGGAACCGGGAGCATTCCCATCAAtctaagaaaaaaaaatggatgaatatataaaatataaaaatttgttgcaaattataatatatattataagtatgtacatttatttaaaattctatatttttaataattgctgaaataaattattatgttattaaaatttggaTATCACTTACAGATTCGATATAGGTGACATCAACATAtcctgtttttttttcaatgaTGTATCCAGCTATGttaataaatgttttttttaatttcccTTTTCTAATATCTTTTTCAGAATCAATATCAGCTTTGAATAAATTAGCATTTTCTATTATtgtgtttttatattctttactGTAAGGGTTAtgatcatttatatttggtGAAGTCATGACAATTGCAGTTCTGTTTTTTGATAcctaaaaaattaataaaagtatatttgaataaattattgtgagtaatatgaaaaatgttatttttgGGGGggacgaaaaaaaaataataattcctTACCTCAACCTTTGCAGCTaaagcataaaaatatctCTGACGACCAAAAGGCCAAGTTTTGTAACGTTGTTGTATCATTACTAAATTTGGGGTGTGCACACGaacaattttttctaaaaaacaatattataaaattgcaTATATGAAATTAGAATATCATGAGTTTGGGGATATGAGAACCAATAAATAGTAGCATATAACAATGGCAATAATAAATCGCGAAATGTCGAATAAATAGTAACAATAATGCAATAATTTGgctaattatttatgttttgtaTACTTTTAGTAGAGCCTGTCTTGAAAGAATTGCCACGGGCGGGATACCACAACTCGTTTATTGTCTCATTATACTAATGGAAACAAAGggaaatatatgtatataaattataataattttttaattttaatttggtTTATAACCTAGCATTGTTTGTTAATTGATAccttatttaaattataatagttTAATCTAATTTTGTGAATTGTATAACCTTCatgcttttttttatataaagcCATACCGtaaaaatcatatattttacataattcATAACCATCTTTATCTGCAACATGCTTTTCTAAATGTGTTATGGCTTCGGTCATAAGATTGATTGCATTTATAGTTTCTTCTGGATCGGTACATAATAGGTGCTTGTTCTGTTCACatatttcttcattttctcCATATATTGTACTTAATATTTCTTCTTCTGATAATTCTTCTGTTTTAGGTAATTTTTGTTCTACTGGTAATTCTTCCTTTTTAGGTAATTCGTGATTTTCAAGTGTCTTAGGTGGTGGAGGGCATAAGTAATCTTGTTTAAGTTTAATAgttttattgtatttattgtatttatgACTGTCCATAAAAGGTACAAAACGATAAAAATTTCTATTTTCAAACTCTTCTTCATATGGTCTATAATAGTATCCTACCATCCTGGGGTCATATTCTCTTCTTAAAAATTCGGGAGCATTATCATCGGTAGTACCAACGGTTTCTGAGATAAAGAGCTCACCTAATCTAGGTTGATTTACTTTACAAATGTCTATTACCTTTGGAGTGTATTCATCTATAAATTGGAGATCTGGAAAATCAGGGTCATAAATCGTATTTTCAAGTGGCTCATCTGCAGTCTTATAGCTTtcctttgttttttttctacagAATGGGaactaaaaaataacaaaattaaaaatatatcagaTATTGttatgttaatatattattatatttttatacaaaattaattaaagcAATTAGTATAGACATATATAGTATGATATATTcttgtgttttttttcttatattacGTAATTTGGGGCAAACTCGAAACTCAAACACTTTTGTGCTAAAATTATACTAAATATCATTGGGGAAATTAGGCTTAATGATATTGCCCTCATTTTCAGCAGTGCTTACTTTACATTATTGCCaacttaaatataaaattacaagattctattatataaatattcacTTCAAAACCAtggattatatatatatatatactagtaaggaaataaaaaccaatatatatattttagtaACTTGAagttaatattaatattacaatataacatatatataaagagaGGTATAAGCAACCACTTTGaggaaattaaaaaacggtaaaaattaaaaaatttatattataaaacactaaaaaaagtaaaaaaacaggtataattattacataaataaaacactaaaaaaaagtaaaaaacaggtataattattacataaaaataatatttaattattatgttttaatatttgaGCAAGattatttctataaatCTTAATTATAGTTTTacaaaatgttttttataattaaaaaaaatattatatttttattactttatataaaataatttaattgcttaaaaattaaatggaaatataaaaaatagtttttattatattttaagaaaaaatacaactatataaattttttatgttttttttacaacgagggtttagggttatATTGAGTTACATATTCATAATGTGGTTATTTTAactgttttaaaatataatatgtaccAACCATAAATCTTATTAATTGATGGgtgataatttaatattatatctttatggcaaataaataaaataatgcaaaatatttttattaatataaattaaagttttaacaacaatataaaataatgaaataaaaaaaaagtgaattTTTCATGGAAATGAAATGATTTCTtataatatactttttattaatatgtgTTTTGGGGggtattacaaaaaatgctTTCATAAATCTTTATTGCGTTATAAATAGCGTCGATTTATCGAATCTTGATCTACATTTGGGTACATgcattttataattgtatattaaaatgtatgaagatttatttcattaatattacaaaat contains the following coding sequences:
- a CDS encoding fam-a protein gives rise to the protein MRAISLSLISPMIFSIILAQKCLSFEFAPNYFPFCRKKTKESYKTADEPLENTIYDPDFPDLQFIDEYTPKVIDICKVNQPRLGELFISETVGTTDDNAPEFLRREYDPRMVGYYYRPYEEEFENRNFYRFVPFMDSHKYNKYNKTIKLKQDYLCPPPPKTLENHELPKKEELPVEQKLPKTEELSEEEILSTIYGENEEICEQNKHLLCTDPEETINAINLMTEAITHLEKHVADKDGYELCKIYDFYGMALYKKKHEGYTIHKIRLNYYNLNKYNETINELWYPARGNSFKTGSTKKKIVRVHTPNLVMIQQRYKTWPFGRQRYFYALAAKVEVSKNRTAIVMTSPNINDHNPYSKEYKNTIIENANLFKADIDSEKDIRKGKLKKTFINIAGYIIEKKTGYVDVTYIESIDGNAPGSIERIIRNIIYFFAPNE